The Streptomyces capitiformicae genome contains the following window.
ACATGAACTCCCGCTGGATCAGCGAGCCCCTCTGCCTCTTCGACAACTGCCTTGAGACAGATGGTGCGTTGGCCTGTGTCCTCGTCTCCGCCGAACGCGCCCGCGACTGCCGGCGGCCCCCCGTCTACGTCCACTCCGCCGCCCAGGGCCTGCCCGCCCAGCACCACGGCATGGTCAACTACTGGAACGACGACCCGCTGACCGGCCCCGCCTGGACCGCCGCCCGGCACCTCTGGAAGCACGCCGACTTCGCCCCGGAGGACGTGGACGTCGCCCAGATCTACGACGCCTTCACCGCCCTCATCCCCCTCTCCCTGGAGGGCTACGGCTTCTGCGACCGCGGCGAGGGCGGCGCCTTCACCGAAGGGGGCGCCCTGGAGATCGGCGGCCGGCTGCCCCTGAACACCTCCGGGGGCGGCCTCAGCGAGGCGTACGTACACGGCTTCAACCTGATCACCGAGGGCGTACGGCAGCTGCGGGGCACGAGCACCGCCCAGGTGCCGGGGGCGTCGACCTGTCTGGTGACGGCGGGCGAGGGCGTCCCGACGTCGGCCCTGTTGCTGAGGAGTTGAGGAAGTTGAAGGAGTCGAGGGAGTCGAGGGAGTCGAGGGAGTCGAGGGAGTCGAGGGAGTCGAGGGCATCATGCTGACCCCGATCGTGGACGAGGACGGCGCCCCCTTCTGGAGTTACGCCCGCCGAGGCGAACTCCGCATCCAGGCCTGCGCCGACTGCGACGAACTCCGCTTCCCACCCCGCCCCTGCTGCCCCCACTGCCGCTCCTTCGAGACCGAGTGGCGCCACCTCACCGGCCAGGGCCGCATCTGGTCGTACGTCCTCCCCCACCCGCCCCTCCTCCCCGACTACGCCGAGCAGTCCCCGTACAACGTCGTCCTCGTCGAACTCACCGACGCCCCGCACATCCGCCTGGTCGGCAACCTGGTGAGCGAGCCGGGCGCCCGGCTGAACTCGGTCCCGGTGGAACGCATCCGGATCGGAGCACGCGTCCAGGTGGTGTTCACGGACACCGGCCTCCCCCAATGGGTACTGGAGCGCCCGTGAACCTACGGATGGACACGGACAAGGACACCGGCGTCGCGATCCTCACCCTGGACCGCCCCGAGAAGCTCAACGCGATCGACCTCGCCACTGCAGAGCAACTCGCCTCGGCCTGGCAGGCGTTGAGGTTCGACGACACCGTACGGGCCGTCGTCGTCACCGGCACCGGCGACCGCGCCTTCTGCACGGGCCTCGACCGGAACGCGGCCTCCACCGTCCCCCAACCAAACTCCCCGTACTCGATCGACGACCCCCTCCTCACGATCGGCCCGAAGTCGAACGACCTCTGGAAACCGGTGATCGCGGCCGTGAACGGCATGGCCTGTGGCGGAGCCTTCTACCTCCTCGGCGAGTCGGAGTTCATCGTCGCCGACCCCTCCGCCACCTTCTTCGACCCCCACACCACCTACGGCATGGTCAGCGCCTTCGAGTCGATCCTCATGGCCCAGCGAATGCCGTACGGCGAGACGGCGCGCATGGCGCTCATGGGCACCACCGAGCGGATGTCCGCGCGCCGGGCCTACGAGGTCGGGCTGGTGTCAGAACTGACGGAACCCGGCGAGGCGGTCACCGCGGCCGTACGCCGCGCGGAGACCATCGCCGGATACCCACCGGAGGCTGTCCAGGGCACGGTCCGCGCCTGCTGGGCCGCCCAGGAGGCAGCACGGGCCCACGCCCTCGCGTACGCCCCGCACCTCGTCTCCCTGGGCAACCTGCCGACGGAACGTCAGGCGGAGCTGTTCACAGCCCGCCGCCCGGTCCGCGAGGCCCGGCTCAGATAGGCGCGAGCGTTCAGTTACTGGTCCAGAGCGCCCGCTCCTCGACCGAGCAGCGCTCGATCAAGTCGATGACCGATGCCGCGTCCTGTCCGCTGCAGTGGCGCATGTTCGTGCCCCAGGAGTGGGCGGACGATCCGGTACGGCGGCAGAAGTCCGGGGTGAGCGGTGACTGGCGGCCGGTATGAGCCGCGATCCGGCGGACGGGGTGAGCGGTGACTGGCGGCCGGTATGAGCCGCGTCCCGGCGGACGGGGTGAGCGGCGACCCCGCCCGGGCATGACGAAACCCCCGGCGCCGAGGGGGTGCCGGGGGCTCGTGGGGCGAGCGGAGGGGGCGGCGCGAGAGTGCGGCCCTGCTCCGGCGCCGCTCAGCTCTGGTAGGGCTCGGCCTTGAGGATCTTCACCGAGGCGAACTTGCCGTTCGGCAGTTCGTACTGGGCGTCCTCGCCGACCTTCTTGCCGGTCACGCCCGAGCCGAGCGGGGACTGCGGCGAGTAGGTCTCGATGTCCGAGCTCGCGTACTCGCGGGAGGCGAGCAGGAACGTCAGGGTGTCGTCCTCGTCACCGTCGAAGGCGATCGTCACGACCATGCCGGGCGCCACGGCGCCGTCCGCCGATGCCGGAGCCTCGCCGACCTTGGCGTTCTCCAGGAGCTGGGTCAGCTGGCGCACACGGAGCTCCTGCTTGCCCTGCTCTTCCTTGGCCGCGTGGTACCCGCCGTTCTCACGCAGGTCGCCCTCCTCGCGCGCGGCCGCGATCTTGGCGGCGATCTCCGTGCGCGCAGGACCAGACAGGTAGTCCAGCTCGGCCCTGAGCTGGTTGTACGCCTCCTGGGTCAGCCAGGTGACGTTCTCGCTGGTCTGGGTCACAGGTGCTCCTCGTAGGTACTGGGAATACAAAGCATCGCCCTACACAGAAGAATGTTCCTTCACGAGTGGGCGAAACCACGAGCCTAACAATTCAGCGGCGGAAGGGGGAGGACATAAACCACGACCGTTGTGTCAACGCAGGTCAGCGCGGTGTGACGGCGAGTGATTTTCGTCAATGCCGACGGGGCGGCGACGGCGAGGCCCGGGGGGTCAGCCCGCCTGGCAGTCGACGATTTCGGCAGTGGTGCCGCGGGACGTCGTTTGGAGGGTGACGACCTGGTCGATGTCGGTGGTGTCGGCGGCGAAGCGGACGTCGCGGCGGCCGACCTCGGCGCCGTCCTCGGACTGGGAGCGCACGATGCAGTAACCCTTGATGCCTGCGTCCTTGTCGCCCCTGAGGTGCACCTTCACCGAGGTGGCCGAGGTCTCGAACGTGTAGACCTCGACGTTGATCTTGTTGTCGACGACGTAGTGGTACGCGAACCAGCCGAGGAGGACGAGCAGGGCCGCACCCAGGACGGAGCCGATGACCTTGAGCTTGCGGTCGGCGCGCTCGTCCGCGGAGCGGCCGTAACGCCCCTCGGGCAGCCGAGTGCTCGCCGTACTCATGATCGTCCTCTCGGGAGGGGGCGGGACGACGGTCCCGTAAGGGGTGTCCATGGTCCGGACCGGGAATTTTCCGCCCCCCGATTCGGTCACTATAGAAGCCTCCCGCCCAGCGTCTGACGGCCGCCCCGCAGTGGGTGTCCTTGCGGGACGGCAGTATTGAC
Protein-coding sequences here:
- a CDS encoding Zn-ribbon domain-containing OB-fold protein, which encodes MLTPIVDEDGAPFWSYARRGELRIQACADCDELRFPPRPCCPHCRSFETEWRHLTGQGRIWSYVLPHPPLLPDYAEQSPYNVVLVELTDAPHIRLVGNLVSEPGARLNSVPVERIRIGARVQVVFTDTGLPQWVLERP
- a CDS encoding enoyl-CoA hydratase/isomerase family protein, giving the protein MNLRMDTDKDTGVAILTLDRPEKLNAIDLATAEQLASAWQALRFDDTVRAVVVTGTGDRAFCTGLDRNAASTVPQPNSPYSIDDPLLTIGPKSNDLWKPVIAAVNGMACGGAFYLLGESEFIVADPSATFFDPHTTYGMVSAFESILMAQRMPYGETARMALMGTTERMSARRAYEVGLVSELTEPGEAVTAAVRRAETIAGYPPEAVQGTVRACWAAQEAARAHALAYAPHLVSLGNLPTERQAELFTARRPVREARLR
- a CDS encoding transposase, with the translated sequence MTDAASCPLQWRMFVPQEWADDPVRRQKSGVSGDWRPV
- the greA gene encoding transcription elongation factor GreA; this translates as MTQTSENVTWLTQEAYNQLRAELDYLSGPARTEIAAKIAAAREEGDLRENGGYHAAKEEQGKQELRVRQLTQLLENAKVGEAPASADGAVAPGMVVTIAFDGDEDDTLTFLLASREYASSDIETYSPQSPLGSGVTGKKVGEDAQYELPNGKFASVKILKAEPYQS
- a CDS encoding DUF4307 domain-containing protein; translated protein: MSTASTRLPEGRYGRSADERADRKLKVIGSVLGAALLVLLGWFAYHYVVDNKINVEVYTFETSATSVKVHLRGDKDAGIKGYCIVRSQSEDGAEVGRRDVRFAADTTDIDQVVTLQTTSRGTTAEIVDCQAG